The Couchioplanes caeruleus sequence CGTGACCGAGCCCGCCCGTCCTTCGCCTCCCGTCGCGCAGCCCCGGAGGACGCGGTGGTGGCTGGTCGCGCTCGTCGCGGTCTGGGCCGTCGGCCTCACCGGCGCCGCACTCTGGTCGGTGCGCCACGATCCGCCGACGGTCGCCGAACAGCGGGACATCGCCGCCGCCCTGCCCGTGCTGCGGCAGGCCACCGGGGCGGTCGTCGCGGCGGCCGACGGCCCGGACCGGGCCGTCGAGATCGGACCGCTGCGGTTCGACCCCGAGTGCGCGCTGACCCCGGTGCGAGCCGGGGTCGAGGCCAGCCAGGAGATCACCGTCCGGGTCCGGGCGGATCAGGCGCCCGGCGCGCTCGACGCGATCGCCGAGGCGCTGCCGAAGGAGTACGCACCGGCGGTCCGGCACCTCGCCGGCGACACGCGGCACGTGCTGCGCGCCGACGCCGGCGAGTTCGTCGGGGTGGAGGCCACGGCCACGAACTCCGCTCCGGTCTTCTCCCTGTGGATCTCGACCGGCTGCCGCCCCACCGCCTCCGGCGTGGACTCCGCGCCCGCATCCCGCCCCGCCACGACCACGCCGCCCGCCTTCTCGGCCGCGACGAAGGCCGTCGGAGCGACCGGCCCCGCCACGACCGTCGAAGTGGCCTGCCCGAACGGAAAGACGGCGGCAACGGTGTCGGCCACCGGCCCGGCGCTGCCGGGCGACCTGGGCCGGGCCCTGCGCGATGTCGTGGGCGGCGGGCTCGTGGTGCAGGCCGAGCCGGACGAATGGGCGTACCGGGCCGGAGAGGTCTCGGTCCTCGTCACCACCGGCGACGGCGAGACCCGCGTCAGCGCCACCACCGCGTGCCGCTAGGGCCTTCGCTAGTAGACGACCGCCTGGGCGCCCTCGCCCATGATCTCCTCGACGAAGACCGCGGCACCCGCGATGCGGATGCCGGGAAGCACGGCGTCCGGCCCGATGCTCCGGCGGGCCGCGCACTGGGTGCACAGCGTGACCGTGCCGGCCTCGAGCAGCAGGCCGAGCAGATCGGGCAGGGGAGCGGCGTGCGGGAGCTCGAACTGCTCCGCCCGGCCGGGCAGGGCGAACCACGCCGACTCGCCGGTGAGCCAGAAGGACACCGGCACGCCGGCGGACGCCGCCGTGCTTGCCACGGTGAACGCCTGGGAGCAGCGT is a genomic window containing:
- a CDS encoding DsrE family protein — translated: MLTGMARLLVVKTTAGADAPERCSQAFTVASTAASAGVPVSFWLTGESAWFALPGRAEQFELPHAAPLPDLLGLLLEAGTVTLCTQCAARRSIGPDAVLPGIRIAGAAVFVEEIMGEGAQAVVY